One genomic segment of Culturomica massiliensis includes these proteins:
- a CDS encoding DUF418 domain-containing protein: METPRGTTPSGRIDIADILRGFAVMGIIVLHSIEHYNFYSFPEVTGEWLKFTDTVIWESMFFTFGGKAYAIFALLFGFSFFIQENRQREKGKDFRGRFAWRLALLFLLGNLNAMFFTAEILVMYSMVGFVLIAVCRWSTRWILITATFLMLQPIACWDVFSALTDPAYTGDKQLAGYYFTQAFAVQENGTFWETLKMNLWEGQLASLTWAWEHGRIFQTAALFMFGMLIGRTGKFLYSEENMKFWFRALLTGIIVFFPLTGLVSILPEFISNTAVTIPLNLILQSLANLAFMVFIISILILLFYSSKIARLMRRLIPYGRMSLTDYITQSIMGSLLFYGWGFALHKHMGITASFFIGIVLFLLQYGFACWWMKSHKNGPFEWLWKKATWIGGKK, translated from the coding sequence ATGGAAACACCAAGAGGTACGACGCCAAGCGGACGCATTGACATCGCAGACATATTACGTGGATTTGCGGTAATGGGAATTATTGTTTTACACAGCATCGAACATTACAACTTCTATTCCTTCCCCGAAGTGACGGGAGAATGGCTGAAATTCACCGATACGGTAATCTGGGAATCCATGTTTTTTACTTTCGGTGGCAAAGCTTATGCCATATTTGCCTTACTTTTCGGATTCAGTTTCTTTATTCAGGAAAACAGGCAAAGAGAAAAAGGAAAAGATTTCAGAGGCCGGTTTGCCTGGCGTCTGGCACTATTGTTCCTCCTGGGCAATCTAAACGCCATGTTCTTCACGGCCGAAATATTGGTTATGTATTCCATGGTTGGCTTTGTCCTGATTGCCGTATGCCGGTGGAGTACCCGCTGGATACTGATTACTGCTACCTTCTTAATGTTACAACCTATAGCCTGTTGGGACGTATTTTCGGCCTTAACCGACCCGGCTTATACAGGAGATAAACAACTGGCCGGTTATTATTTTACACAGGCATTTGCCGTACAGGAAAACGGCACATTCTGGGAAACATTGAAAATGAACTTGTGGGAAGGCCAATTGGCCAGCCTCACATGGGCCTGGGAACACGGCCGTATATTCCAGACGGCCGCACTGTTCATGTTCGGTATGTTAATCGGGCGTACCGGTAAATTCCTATATTCAGAAGAAAATATGAAATTCTGGTTCAGAGCTCTACTCACCGGCATCATCGTCTTTTTCCCATTGACAGGATTAGTCAGCATCCTGCCTGAATTTATCTCAAATACAGCGGTCACGATACCACTGAACCTCATCCTTCAATCCCTGGCCAATCTGGCTTTCATGGTATTTATCATATCAATTCTGATCCTGTTGTTCTACTCCTCTAAAATAGCCCGACTCATGCGCAGACTCATCCCTTACGGCAGAATGAGCCTGACAGACTACATCACTCAATCGATCATGGGTTCCCTGTTGTTCTATGGCTGGGGATTTGCATTACACAAACACATGGGAATTACCGCAAGTTTTTTTATCGGAATCGTATTGTTTCTCCTGCAATACGGCTTTGCCTGTTGGTGGATGAAATCCCATAAAAACGGACCCTTCGAATGGCTTTGGAAAAAAGCCACCTGGATCGGGGGCAAAAAATAA
- a CDS encoding sel1 repeat family protein has protein sequence MKVYVKRMIYGVLGAVVIVIGIIYWYMNRPEVLWEKAQKARGEKAVSYLTRLSKKSDPEWSGKAYYKLFLRGDGDTSLLMAAAVRDEPGACLFLGQKYKSGCEWLNQDVSKALKYLKLAAKLPEGKYVYEADCELIEIYLFDSRFRDYDEAARLVRKYYDPNAGFSTRNRLARNYAGILTYMGKGGYSQNMDKAFVLLKDAQRGSAMFYLGNVWLRKSLYGTERMEYCMTEAMNCYVTAFGEYVEEEDRRMRDKILTDFINEYNAANDRSHMYGRDEYYYTGAVVADWESFRNYDTRFEYDGRVKRNIPNGMGVGKWELEKELFCGLWEDGYPKEGIYALNNGDVYVGTLNKGKFVKGTYYCRDNTKVQY, from the coding sequence ATGAAGGTTTATGTAAAAAGAATGATATACGGTGTGTTGGGTGCCGTGGTCATTGTTATAGGGATTATATATTGGTATATGAATCGTCCGGAGGTATTGTGGGAGAAGGCTCAAAAGGCAAGGGGAGAGAAAGCGGTGAGTTATTTGACGCGTTTGTCGAAGAAAAGCGATCCGGAATGGAGTGGTAAGGCATATTATAAATTATTTTTAAGGGGTGATGGGGATACTTCTTTACTTATGGCTGCTGCCGTCAGGGATGAGCCTGGGGCCTGTTTGTTTTTGGGACAGAAGTATAAATCGGGTTGTGAATGGTTGAATCAGGATGTGAGCAAAGCACTGAAGTATTTGAAGTTAGCGGCAAAACTACCGGAAGGAAAATATGTTTATGAGGCGGATTGTGAATTGATAGAAATTTATTTGTTTGATTCCCGTTTCAGGGATTATGATGAGGCTGCCCGGCTGGTCCGGAAGTATTATGATCCCAATGCAGGTTTTTCGACCCGGAACAGGTTGGCTAGAAATTATGCCGGAATACTGACTTATATGGGGAAAGGGGGATACAGCCAGAATATGGATAAGGCTTTTGTATTGTTGAAAGATGCCCAAAGAGGAAGTGCAATGTTTTATTTGGGAAATGTATGGTTGCGCAAGTCCTTGTACGGCACTGAACGAATGGAGTATTGTATGACAGAGGCTATGAATTGCTATGTGACGGCTTTTGGGGAATATGTGGAAGAGGAAGACAGGCGTATGCGGGATAAGATTCTTACTGATTTTATAAATGAGTATAATGCTGCCAACGATCGATCGCATATGTATGGAAGAGACGAATATTATTATACCGGTGCTGTCGTTGCGGATTGGGAGTCTTTTCGGAATTACGATACCCGTTTTGAGTATGACGGAAGGGTAAAAAGGAATATTCCTAACGGAATGGGTGTCGGAAAATGGGAATTGGAGAAAGAATTGTTTTGTGGCTTGTGGGAAGACGGATATCCCAAAGAAGGTATTTATGCTTTGAATAACGGAGATGTTTATGTCGGAACTTTGAATAAAGGAAAATTTGTAAAAGGGACTTATTATTGTCGGGATAATACAAAAGTACAGTATTGA
- the purL gene encoding phosphoribosylformylglycinamidine synthase → MSIVFYQKDATVYAVHYRASENPLDVSKLEWLFSGAKRLKEDSLDGYFIGPRREMITPWSTNAVEITQNMGISGILRIEEFMKTDREQTPFDPMLKAFYKGLDQHSFTIDKKPDPVVYIEDIRAYNVQEGLALNADEIAYLEGLARKLGRPLTDSEVFGFSQVNSEHCRHKIFNGTFIIDGEEKESSLFKLIKKTSQENPNRIVSAYKDNCAFIEGPRVVQFAPHTHDKPDFYEVREIDTVISLKAETHNFPTTVEPFNGAATGTGGEIRDRIAGGQAALPLAGTAVYMTSYPRLDADRAWEEQINPRKWLYQTPEDILIKASNGASDFGNKFGQPLICGSLLTFEHEEDGQTYGYDKVIMQAGGVGFGNREQAMKHTPEVGDKVVLLGGDNYRIGMGGGAVSSVDTGVYAGAIELNAVQRSNPEMQKRVCNAIRAMAESEVNPIVSIHDHGAGGHLNCLSELVEETGGKIHMEKLPVGDPTLSAKEIVGNESQERMGLVMKEKDVITLQHISDRERAPMYVIGETTGDMKFTFENANTGEKPIDLELKDMFGNPPKTIMEDKTIQEKYTGPEYSADKLEEYVEQVLQIEAVASKDWLTNKVDRSVTGKIARQQCVGPLQLPLSDVAAVALDYSGHRGIATSIGHAPVAAMADASAGSRLAIAEALTNLVWAPIEKGLKGVSLSANWMWPCRNPGEDARLYQAVQAASDFAIELGVNIPTGKDSLSMTQKYGDKKVYAPGTVIISTVGEVTDFRKVVVPVLKNDPATEIVYVDFSFDKLKLGGSSFAQILNKVGREVPDVKDGQYFAEAFKAIQQLVGEGVVLAGHDISAGGMVTALLEMCFADNRLGLDIDFSFLAEKDIVKILFAENPGVLIQIADKDAKKAAAVFEKVGVAYAFLGKPGKAGQLNIRKDEASWMLDIASLRDLWFKTSYLLDRRQSGEEKALERYKSYKHNELKYKFPENFTGRLADLGLDIHRTKPSGVKAAIIREKGCQCERETAWAMHLAGFDVKDVHMTDLISGRETLEDVNMIAFVGGFSNSDVLGSAKGWAGAFKFNEKARQALENFYKREDTLSIGICNGCQVMAELGLIYPEHEEMPKMLHNDSHKFESGFVNVTIEPNDSVMLKSLAGSRLGIWIAHGEGKFSLPYAENEYVIPMKFSYNAYPANPNGSPFATAAICSKNGRHLAMMPHLERAIFPWNWAYYAEGRAEDEVSPWIEAFVNARKWVEAHK, encoded by the coding sequence ATGAGTATAGTTTTCTATCAGAAAGACGCTACGGTATATGCCGTACATTACAGGGCGTCTGAAAATCCTCTTGATGTCAGTAAGCTGGAATGGTTATTCAGCGGAGCTAAACGGTTGAAGGAAGATTCGCTCGACGGTTATTTTATCGGTCCTCGTCGTGAAATGATTACTCCCTGGAGTACGAATGCCGTTGAGATCACACAGAATATGGGTATCAGCGGCATTTTGCGTATTGAAGAGTTTATGAAGACCGATCGTGAGCAAACCCCTTTCGACCCAATGTTGAAGGCGTTTTATAAGGGATTGGATCAACATTCTTTTACAATAGACAAGAAGCCGGATCCGGTTGTATACATTGAGGATATACGTGCTTATAATGTACAGGAGGGGTTGGCCTTAAATGCAGACGAGATTGCTTATTTGGAAGGTTTGGCCCGGAAGTTGGGACGTCCGTTGACGGATTCAGAAGTATTCGGATTCTCTCAGGTGAATTCGGAACATTGCCGTCATAAAATTTTCAACGGTACATTTATTATTGATGGAGAAGAGAAAGAGAGTTCCCTTTTTAAACTGATCAAAAAAACATCGCAGGAAAATCCGAACCGGATCGTATCTGCTTATAAAGATAATTGTGCTTTTATTGAAGGACCGAGGGTAGTTCAGTTTGCACCGCATACCCATGATAAACCGGATTTTTATGAAGTCCGGGAAATCGATACGGTAATATCCTTGAAGGCCGAGACTCATAATTTCCCGACGACTGTAGAGCCTTTTAACGGTGCAGCGACAGGGACGGGCGGAGAAATCCGGGACCGTATCGCCGGCGGTCAGGCAGCCTTGCCCCTGGCCGGAACTGCCGTTTATATGACTTCTTATCCGCGTTTGGATGCAGACCGGGCCTGGGAGGAACAGATTAATCCCCGGAAATGGTTGTATCAGACGCCGGAAGATATTTTAATCAAAGCGTCGAACGGGGCTTCGGATTTCGGAAATAAATTCGGGCAACCGTTGATTTGCGGGTCTTTGCTGACGTTTGAACATGAGGAGGACGGACAGACTTACGGATATGATAAAGTGATTATGCAGGCCGGGGGAGTCGGTTTCGGTAATCGCGAACAAGCTATGAAACACACGCCCGAGGTCGGGGATAAAGTGGTGTTGCTGGGGGGAGACAATTACCGGATCGGTATGGGCGGTGGTGCTGTGTCTTCTGTGGATACAGGCGTATATGCCGGAGCGATTGAACTGAATGCCGTACAGCGTTCTAATCCGGAAATGCAGAAACGGGTTTGTAATGCGATCCGGGCTATGGCTGAAAGCGAAGTGAACCCCATCGTTTCCATTCATGACCACGGTGCAGGCGGGCATTTGAACTGCCTGTCGGAATTGGTGGAGGAAACCGGTGGTAAGATTCATATGGAAAAATTACCGGTCGGTGATCCCACTTTGTCTGCCAAGGAGATTGTCGGTAATGAATCACAGGAACGGATGGGATTGGTGATGAAAGAGAAAGATGTGATTACATTGCAGCATATTTCCGATCGTGAGCGGGCGCCGATGTATGTTATCGGGGAGACGACCGGAGATATGAAGTTCACTTTTGAGAATGCCAATACCGGAGAGAAACCGATTGATCTGGAATTGAAAGATATGTTCGGGAATCCTCCCAAGACGATTATGGAGGATAAAACGATACAGGAAAAGTATACCGGTCCGGAATATTCTGCCGATAAGCTGGAAGAATATGTCGAGCAGGTTTTACAAATTGAGGCCGTTGCATCGAAGGACTGGTTGACAAATAAAGTGGATCGTTCTGTGACCGGAAAGATTGCACGTCAGCAGTGTGTAGGTCCGTTACAGTTGCCTTTGAGTGATGTTGCCGCCGTTGCTTTGGACTATTCCGGTCATCGCGGTATCGCTACTTCCATCGGGCATGCTCCGGTGGCTGCTATGGCCGATGCTTCTGCCGGATCGCGACTTGCTATTGCAGAGGCATTGACCAATCTGGTATGGGCGCCGATTGAAAAAGGATTGAAAGGGGTATCTCTTTCTGCCAATTGGATGTGGCCTTGTCGTAATCCGGGTGAAGATGCCCGGTTGTATCAGGCTGTACAGGCTGCCAGTGATTTTGCTATCGAATTAGGCGTGAATATCCCGACCGGTAAAGATTCACTTTCCATGACTCAAAAATATGGGGACAAGAAGGTATATGCTCCCGGAACCGTTATTATTTCTACGGTCGGAGAAGTTACAGACTTCCGAAAGGTCGTGGTGCCGGTGTTGAAAAATGATCCGGCGACGGAGATTGTTTATGTCGATTTTTCATTTGATAAGCTGAAATTGGGCGGGTCCAGTTTTGCCCAGATTTTGAATAAAGTAGGTAGAGAGGTCCCTGATGTAAAGGATGGACAGTATTTTGCAGAAGCTTTCAAAGCTATACAGCAGTTGGTCGGGGAAGGGGTGGTTTTAGCCGGACATGATATTTCTGCCGGAGGTATGGTAACTGCACTTCTGGAGATGTGTTTTGCAGACAATCGGTTGGGATTGGATATCGATTTCTCTTTCCTGGCGGAAAAGGATATCGTCAAGATTCTGTTTGCGGAAAATCCGGGTGTGTTGATTCAGATTGCCGATAAAGATGCTAAGAAGGCGGCGGCTGTTTTTGAAAAAGTAGGAGTCGCTTATGCTTTCTTGGGAAAACCGGGAAAAGCCGGACAATTGAATATCCGAAAAGATGAGGCTTCCTGGATGTTGGATATTGCTTCTTTGCGCGATTTGTGGTTTAAAACTTCTTATTTGCTCGACCGTCGTCAAAGTGGCGAAGAAAAGGCGTTGGAGAGATATAAGAGTTATAAGCACAATGAGTTGAAATATAAATTTCCTGAAAATTTTACGGGCAGACTGGCTGATTTAGGGTTGGATATCCACCGGACGAAACCGTCGGGCGTGAAAGCTGCCATTATCCGGGAGAAGGGATGTCAGTGTGAGCGTGAAACGGCTTGGGCTATGCATCTGGCCGGTTTTGATGTCAAGGATGTGCATATGACTGATCTGATCAGCGGACGTGAAACACTGGAAGATGTGAATATGATCGCCTTTGTAGGCGGGTTTTCGAATTCCGATGTACTGGGATCGGCCAAAGGATGGGCGGGTGCTTTTAAATTCAATGAAAAAGCCCGTCAGGCCTTGGAGAATTTCTACAAACGTGAAGATACCTTGAGTATCGGTATTTGTAACGGTTGTCAGGTTATGGCGGAGTTGGGATTGATTTATCCGGAACATGAGGAAATGCCGAAAATGTTACATAACGATTCCCATAAATTTGAATCCGGTTTTGTAAATGTGACGATAGAGCCGAATGATTCCGTTATGCTGAAATCTTTGGCAGGCAGCCGATTGGGAATCTGGATCGCCCACGGAGAAGGAAAATTCAGTTTGCCGTATGCCGAAAATGAATATGTCATCCCGATGAAATTCAGCTACAATGCTTATCCGGCCAATCCGAACGGCTCCCCGTTTGCAACGGCTGCCATCTGTAGTAAAAACGGCCGTCACCTGGCTATGATGCCCCACCTTGAAAGAGCTATTTTTCCATGGAACTGGGCTTATTATGCAGAAGGACGTGCAGAAGATGAAGTGAGTCCGTGGATCGAAGCCTTTGTAAATGCCCGGAAATGGGTGGAAGCGCATAAGTAA